In a genomic window of bacterium:
- the dprA gene encoding DNA-processing protein DprA — MTYDPDALIRLAHVGMHPDRLRNLVSKAGTPTRVLRKIEIGELSVPAFAREAAAVPADERREQLGRAGIDFLVPGGEGFPGRLADLEDAPLFLFRKGAPFRGKAVAIVGTRACTTYGRRLAERYGEAVSRAGWWVVSGLAKGIDGAAHRGSLRGPTPGIAVLGSGVDVWYPRLHRDLGMSLLEVGGAVWSEAPPGARPLGWRFPPRNRLISGIAHAVVVVEAGAKGGALVTARMALEQGRDIFATPGDVGRLSSLGCNLLIRDGAVPVLDADDLVEGLELAIGPAPGATPAEASSAVGDPGLPVAEFLATLGEDPVAGMAELGRLMAQGAVTIDGDGMVVALGRRE, encoded by the coding sequence GACCTACGACCCCGACGCCCTCATCAGGCTGGCCCATGTCGGCATGCACCCCGATCGGCTTCGCAACCTCGTGAGCAAGGCCGGGACCCCGACGCGGGTGCTCAGGAAGATCGAGATCGGCGAGTTGTCGGTCCCGGCCTTCGCCAGGGAAGCGGCGGCCGTCCCTGCGGACGAGCGGAGGGAGCAACTCGGCCGGGCCGGGATCGACTTTCTCGTTCCAGGCGGTGAGGGCTTTCCCGGCCGACTAGCCGACCTGGAGGACGCCCCGCTGTTCCTCTTCCGGAAGGGAGCGCCGTTCCGGGGCAAGGCGGTGGCGATCGTCGGCACCCGCGCCTGCACCACCTACGGGAGACGTCTGGCGGAGAGATACGGAGAGGCGGTGTCCCGAGCCGGCTGGTGGGTGGTGAGCGGGCTGGCCAAGGGCATCGACGGCGCCGCCCACCGCGGTTCGCTGCGCGGTCCCACGCCGGGTATCGCCGTGCTGGGCTCGGGGGTGGACGTGTGGTACCCGCGCCTGCATCGCGACCTCGGGATGTCGCTTCTTGAGGTTGGCGGTGCGGTGTGGAGCGAGGCGCCTCCGGGCGCCCGCCCGCTGGGCTGGCGCTTCCCGCCCCGGAACCGGCTCATATCGGGGATCGCCCATGCGGTGGTGGTGGTGGAGGCCGGCGCCAAGGGCGGTGCCTTGGTCACCGCCCGCATGGCCCTCGAGCAGGGCCGCGACATCTTCGCCACTCCGGGTGATGTAGGAAGGCTCAGCTCGCTGGGATGCAATCTGTTGATCAGGGACGGCGCCGTTCCCGTCCTAGACGCCGACGACCTGGTGGAGGGCCTGGAGCTGGCCATCGGGCCGGCACCCGGCGCCACGCCGGCCGAGGCATCTTCCGCAGTCGGTGACCCGGGCCTTCCCGTGGCCGAGTTCCTTGCGACGCTGGGCGAAGACCCTGTCGCAGGCATGGCCGAGCTAGGGCGCCTGATGGCTCAGGGGGCGGTGACGATCGACGGCGACGGGATGGTGGTGGC